In Nitrosopumilaceae archaeon, the following proteins share a genomic window:
- a CDS encoding transcriptional regulator — protein sequence MSQTHKMHERVENPFLKDIIAHDSKTPNSDWITIQDPSYVKLIFNALGDRDTKNILNAVLDQPRIISEILQIAEMPQTSGYRKVNALIDNGLLIVQGYVTMFDRTRVKKYRSIFENVEINIEKNNIVIKILPSKKP from the coding sequence AACCCGTTTTTAAAAGACATCATTGCACATGATTCAAAAACTCCAAATTCAGATTGGATTACGATACAAGATCCATCTTACGTCAAATTAATTTTCAATGCCTTGGGAGATAGAGATACGAAAAACATTCTAAATGCTGTTTTAGATCAGCCAAGAATTATTTCAGAAATCCTTCAAATTGCAGAGATGCCACAAACCTCTGGTTATAGAAAAGTAAACGCCTTGATTGATAATGGTTTGCTAATAGTTCAAGGATATGTAACCATGTTTGATAGAACAAGGGTAAAAAAATACAGATCAATTTTTGAAAATGTAGAAATTAACATAGAAAAAAACAATATTGTTATTAAAATTCTGCCTTCAAAAAAACCATAG
- a CDS encoding PepSY domain-containing protein — MNTKHLNSNTKLLAMILGVAVIATVGTTLAFAQTAGTTSGTTSPTTPLQIQGSVNLQQMLLSSVHTKFTDAANTAAGAVTNGQVLGGSLTVIQGSVVYSFRVFDGTNIYSVIVDAGDGKVLNTSLGHPMHLGELLGGGHEMRGHHMGGNAWKSQQPSTTTPSTTAPSTGTQ, encoded by the coding sequence ATGAACACAAAACATCTAAACAGCAATACAAAGTTGCTTGCAATGATTCTAGGTGTAGCAGTGATTGCTACAGTTGGAACAACATTAGCATTTGCACAGACTGCTGGAACAACTTCTGGGACAACTTCCCCAACTACACCCCTACAGATACAAGGATCTGTTAATCTTCAACAGATGCTTTTGTCTAGTGTCCATACAAAGTTCACCGATGCGGCAAACACTGCTGCAGGCGCTGTAACTAATGGACAGGTGTTAGGAGGAAGTTTGACAGTGATCCAAGGATCTGTCGTCTACAGCTTTAGAGTGTTTGATGGTACAAACATCTACTCTGTAATAGTAGACGCAGGAGACGGCAAAGTGTTAAACACTTCGCTAGGCCATCCAATGCATCTAGGAGAACTTCTTGGTGGTGGACATGAAATGCGTGGACACCACATGGGAGGCAATGCATGGAAATCACAACAACCATCCACCACAACACCATCTACTACAGCTCCATCAACAGGAACTCAGTAG
- a CDS encoding Hint domain-containing protein produces the protein MKTLHLYIIVILASSLAIVSNTAFADVTKNVGIQNIQVQPPTIKVGDTFTVNVTLANNSPNQILLQHGVCDGPFSVVFDNHVTINQNQIICPMIVMLQKIESGEKITITSPGSALTYRATVAGTANATVTIPYTVRNQADQNQPETVKIISKSFLFTISDNNTGTKIVNENVLSPLKQFKSGIAAQDVKCKEGLQLVIKTKDSSPACVRSLTAAKLVRLGWAKTQENTGILVTLIEGQREGPLLVKKIFPDNIQGLDFREYPLATNVGYPITLHIGDSASNGCTVELTLVKISNGTATFLKKEYQNRPCPICLSENTVIDTPNGPVNVKDLKVGMTVLTQNNSGHKQAGIILKTGRTLVTQNHIMVHLVLADKRELYVSPNHPTADGRLFGDLLVGDTLDGSKIKSAEQVPYNGTYTYDILPSGQTGFYWADGIPVASTLK, from the coding sequence ATGAAAACTCTACATCTATACATAATTGTAATTCTTGCTTCAAGTCTTGCTATTGTTAGCAATACCGCATTTGCTGACGTGACAAAAAATGTAGGGATTCAAAATATCCAAGTGCAACCGCCTACAATCAAAGTCGGAGACACATTCACAGTCAATGTAACTCTAGCAAACAATTCTCCAAATCAGATATTACTTCAACATGGCGTTTGTGACGGACCGTTCTCTGTAGTCTTTGATAATCATGTTACAATTAACCAAAACCAAATAATATGTCCAATGATTGTCATGTTACAAAAAATTGAATCTGGTGAGAAAATTACAATAACTAGTCCTGGTTCAGCCCTTACCTATAGGGCAACAGTAGCTGGAACTGCAAATGCAACTGTAACGATTCCATACACCGTGAGAAATCAAGCAGACCAAAACCAGCCAGAAACCGTAAAAATCATCTCGAAATCATTCTTGTTTACAATATCTGATAACAATACAGGAACCAAAATAGTAAATGAAAACGTATTATCTCCACTAAAGCAATTCAAATCAGGAATTGCAGCACAAGATGTAAAGTGCAAAGAAGGTCTTCAGCTAGTTATCAAAACCAAAGACAGTTCTCCAGCTTGTGTACGATCATTAACTGCTGCAAAACTTGTAAGACTCGGCTGGGCAAAAACCCAAGAAAATACTGGAATCCTTGTAACGCTCATTGAAGGCCAAAGAGAAGGTCCGTTACTTGTGAAAAAGATCTTTCCAGATAATATTCAGGGTTTGGATTTTCGAGAATATCCTCTTGCAACAAATGTTGGTTACCCGATAACTTTGCACATTGGAGATAGTGCAAGCAATGGTTGTACTGTTGAGCTGACACTTGTCAAGATTAGTAACGGTACTGCTACATTTCTTAAAAAAGAATATCAAAATAGGCCATGCCCCATCTGTCTTTCTGAAAACACTGTAATTGATACGCCAAACGGTCCTGTCAATGTCAAGGATCTAAAGGTTGGAATGACTGTATTGACACAAAATAATTCTGGTCACAAGCAAGCTGGAATAATATTAAAGACAGGAAGAACTCTGGTTACTCAAAATCATATCATGGTTCATCTAGTTTTGGCTGACAAGAGAGAGCTGTACGTCTCACCAAATCATCCAACAGCAGATGGCAGACTCTTTGGAGATTTGTTGGTAGGAGATACACTTGATGGCTCTAAAATAAAAAGTGCAGAACAGGTGCCATACAATGGTACCTATACATATGACATATTGCCGTCTGGCCAGACTGGATTTTACTGGGCAGATGGAATTCCTGTTGCAAGTACGCTCAAATGA